The Haematobia irritans isolate KBUSLIRL chromosome 1, ASM5000362v1, whole genome shotgun sequence DNA segment AAAAGATTTTAATATTACAAGGAAGTTTCTTCTTCCATAGattttacaaatatattttgacTGATTTGACCATAGTAATAAGTATatgttataaatataatttttattaaaaagaaatcgAATCTTATTTGTGCATGGTATAAATAAAACCTTTATTTTGTCCACTTAAAAAAGTGGGACATTTATAtgaacttcaaaaaaaaaaaaaaagacaaaaatgtTTAGATATAATGGAAACTTTTAAGACCTAGAGATTCTTGCTAAATACCCAATAACAATACAACTATAGAGTATTGTGCTTTCATATACAGTGAATACAGCTATTAGAAAATTAGGAAGAATATTATTAAAGAATGATTTAAGGTAATTTTAAGAGCACCAAagtcaaatattaggatttataAAAGAATGCCTAAATTTTTGCCTTTGATTCGTTCTTATATATAATGAATCCTTCAAAACGTATCGACCAGTTTAATTCTTGAACATAGAGCAAGCGCTTTTTGATTATTAACGGTTTTTTATTTAGATCCTAggcgcatttatttaaattaaaattgaaatacttaacctaaaaaatataattcataCCTTTTGCGGTGATGTAAACAATATATAGgggaaatttacacaatatgcCTTTATTAGCAAACTTCGAATGCCTTCGTTTATTTCTCCTTGATATGAGCTAGAACACTTCGAATATATTACAAACTATAATATAAGAATCACACTTCATCTTTGCTTGACACATTGACCAATAAATGCTGTGGCCACCAACTTGGTTTTTCCACATAACATGGCTTACCATCTATTAGCAACTCTTTGGATTTGAGCACCTTCTCTATCCGCAATAAACCAATTGCTTTATTACCAATGCTACCAAGAATGTTGCCTATTTTTGTGTCTGTTTCGTTAACTATGCTTTTCGAAGAATTTGATTCCAAAGGAGCGGTTAAAATAACGGGCATATGGCGTTTACGTATAACGCCGGTATGATGAACACGGGCTGTTAACTCCTGACCTATATAACATCCCTTGTTGAAACTAACACCATTGAGTATATCACAATTTGCTTCTAATGGAAATTGCTTTCCAGGTGGCATATCTAGAGCGCCTTCAGCTAcgccaattttatatctatgttgCTGATAATCACCTTTCGATGACTCCAATATTTCCGCCTCCGTATACAATTTTGGAAGTTGTCCAGGCTGGTTCGTCGTCAATACAATTCGTTGACCCAAAAATGATAGCCTAGGATCATCTGTGATAATGATGTCGTTAGTGCTCTTTGGTTTGTGTGTACTACCACCAAATGATGACCAAACAGTATATTCGTCAGCAACGCTATCAATCTGGATTTTTCTTCGTACCCGATACAGTTTTAAATGTTTGATTAATTCGGACACAACCTCCTTGTCACATTCAATAAGAATTGTTGTCGGGTCCGTTGATGTTCTATACATTATTGCATCATACAGTACTCGTCCAGCTTTATTGAGGAACATAGTATATAGAGATGTTTCAGTAGACATTTCTAGTTGTCTCATATCATTTGTAGTTAGTCCTTGCAGAAAGGATATTGCATCATCGCCATTTACGCGCACAATTTGTCTGCGATCTAGAGGTTCtataatcatttttttattatccgCCGTATAGTTTTTCACTAAGGTAATCCATGGTCTAAGCTTTTGTGGCAATCGACTTGTGTGACATAGAATATTCATTCTACAACAGTTCGGtttaaatttcgtttatatttgcGAATGTTctaataaataattgaaattattaaagcAAAAATCTTGCCGGTTTCTTCAGTAATAATTAGTTTTCCATGCGAACAGATGATTGTCACAGAAATAATAACAGCTGTTTACAAAATCCCGTATGGTTTGAAAAATGGATTAAGTCATTGAAACAGTAAAaccttttaaggccggtatccATCTCTATGaaaactgtgttattggcaCGATAAGAAatctttcgctagaggtgcatacaaaaattccttgaagcgttgttatcgattgtttacattttactcCCATATGAAAGTATTGACACGCAACAGGAATTTTCGAAATAGCTGCTTACCTCGctgtaaattaaattattaaagaaaagtaaccgtgaattaATGTCTCTTATACACTTAGGATTACTAACATTTTGCTCCCATAATAAATACATGATAAAACTGTGTATTGACacgcaaacgaaatttcctctaGATGTGTCCATTGCAAGGcatataatgcgctttacagactttcagttattccggacgacagtgctcgtgtggaacatatcccatatattttgcacattataagttaagtccgaaggcataatcgatactgctgcatgtttatgggatcgataacatatttaccgattatttagtcatcgccgacaagtcgtatcgatccgatgcactgtaagattctttacaaacaccgacattccgtccggaataactgataatctgtaaagcgcattaaagaggtaaagtcatgcaatcaggtgactaatatcgacattcatcttgtcaaaggctttgtttacgtttagtaggtttgtttacattctttgtgtacaCCCAGggaaatggttggttgcaattcgatcattacaatgaggaaatgatgtcagtaacttattttttgttacaagaacaatgttttgattattttccccattatacatccaacacgaccataaaaaagttcacaggatcaaaacgaaattcccataaccattcaattagttacaataaccaatgccgataaatttgattttatgcttcataaaattgttgagctaaccaccagcatagtgagacCTAAATCATGGGAATCAATAAATGGttggtacaaccaaaagttgagtatactaatagaatcttagttcaattatagcacgggcgtaaggtagttgttgcaacaaataaatatttatatcaacatcgacatggtaaatggtatgacgctacaaaatttgcaaaacggagaacagcatttacttgataatagtccgcaatacattgaataaagtttatcacatagaaaagaagttgccttcaggtaagtatagcaccgatttataaaaaaggaatattacaaaagtttccataaaaattgcaggcttcatacaccaacaaacacaaatactttttacggcaagcgagcttttttatattgttttaagCATACAGGACgagtctaagtcgatctgtatttatatctagaggattaaggaagaaatttctggcaagttgagtatactaatagaatcttagttcaattatagcacgggcgtaaggtagttgttgcaacaaataaatatttatatcaacatcgacatggtaaatggtatgacgctacaaaatttgcaaaacggagaacagcatttacttgataatagtccgcaatacattgaataaagtttatcacatagaaaagaagttgccttcaggtaagtatagcaccgatttataaaaaacgaatattacaaaagtttccataaaaattgcaggcttcatacaccaacaaacacaaatactttttacggcaagcgagcttttttatattgttttaagCATACAGGACgagtctaagtcgatctgtatttatatctagaggattaaggaagaaatttctggcaagtatATATCGAATTAGTTTCAgtagtttgaccacataattgcaacctaataaccatctgtcattggtatacaaacattacctataaaaaaattgtaaattgtaatgtaaattaATCTCACATATCTGTagatcaaaagcctttgttgttagcaccttttgtatttattctcgtagtttattatgattgtaaatcttgtaataaattaaaatctcaatataatctgccctttcatttaatattggaatttggttaggataataataaagaaaatcgagggcgtttgcaccaacaaacaaaacaattaatatgagattgcgacaaccaatgcaaagttgatccaacatactaccacgcagttacaattgccaaatgttagttgtgctgacagatatcattgatagttgatggaaccacctgctttcggttggcaaataattcggttgaggcaacgaatttgttttctgggtgtacataaatattacaatacaacaacactacacatacacaaaatgtcaacttaagtgatctgccattttagtttgactttctaaataccatggggtgtacacacgtttgctcgtgactttacctttaattaatatgccttgtgtCCATTGGTTTATAATGAAATCCTCGCAAAACAGCACATTCATTTCTTAAGCCCGGGGTTTTAGcggctaatgcgctttacagactatcagttattccggacgacagtgctcgtgtcgaacatatcccatatattgtgcaaattataagttaagtccgactgcataatcgatactgctgcatgtttatgggatcgataacacatttaccgattatttagtcatcgccgacaagtcgtatcgatccgacacactataagattctttacaaacaccggcattccgtccggaataactgatagtctgtaaagcgcataaaccagaacttaatattttttttattttttatttatttatttattttatttgaaaaaaacagcacaACAAGATTTACATCTTATAAGTGACAGTGTTAGTTTCAAGTTGTGATATAGAaagtaattttgtcacaaaacaatgaaaaataatgttaaattaacaaaaaaaaagtacaataagtacaataatatataaaaaatgtataactAACTAAGAATTACTAAgaatttaagaaattatttaattttattttgaaagtaTTAGCATTGCCAATTGTTTGCAAATTCGATGAATACTCACCTTAAGAAATAAattgctaaagggtgattcttttgaggttaggattttcatgcattagtatttgacagatcacgtgggatttcagacatggtgtcaaagagaaagatgctcagtatgctttgacatttcatcatgaatagacttacgatctgccacaacgtcgaattttcagtgaatgggccctagaaaagttggcagaaaatccgcttttttatcgacaaattttgttcagcgatgaggctcatttctggttgaatggctacgtaaataagcaaaattgccgcatttggagtgaagagcaaccagaagccgttcaagaactgcccatgcatcccgaaaaatgcactatttggtgtggtttgtacgctggtggaatcattggaccgtattttttcaaagatgctgttggacgcaacgttacggtgaatggcgatcgctatcgttcgatgctaacaaactttttgtttccaaaaatggaagaactgaacttggttgacatgtggtttcaacaagatggcgctacatgccacacagctcgcgattctatggccattttgagggaaaacttcggagaacaattcatctcaagaaatggaccggtaagttggccaccaagatcatgcgatttgacgcctttagactattttttgtggggctacgtcaagtctaaagtctacagaaataagccagcaactattccagctttggaagacaacatttccgaagaaattcgggctattccggccgaaatgctcgaaaaagttgcccaaaattggactttccgaatggaccacctaagacgcagccgcggtcaacatttaaatgaaattatcttcaaaaagtaaatgtcatggaccaatctaacgtttcaaataaagaaccgatgagattttgcaaattttatgcgtttttttttaaaaaaaagttatcaagctcttaacaaatcaccctttatatttgaTATTGGACTTAAAACTTTGttattggaaaattgtttcCTGCCGATAAGACAGTATTGTAGTGTACTTCTTATGAGAGACTTATGCAATAAATTACATTGTGGAACAGAAATCCTGATACTAGTTCCAACCAAAgtctttatacccaccaccacagaatggtgacgggggtataataagtttgtcattctatttgtaacacatcgaaatatcgatttccgactgtataaaatatatatattcttgatcagggagaaattctaagacgatataacggtgtccgtctgtccatctgtttgttttcaataatgaagcaatcgtgctgaaattttgcataaactcgtcttttgtctgcaggcaggtcaagttcgaagattggctatatcggtccaggttttgctatagtccccatataaccgaccttccgctaaaactcaaacaaaaatggttcttataaatccagaatctgatatactcctcataggtgaaatctttaaatttatttacgggaagtgtcctcaagccctcctgaaatttcaaaggaaaccctaatatttggttcatggtggtgggtatttaagattcggcccggccgaacttagtgctgtatatacttgtttttatatttattcgaTGTTCTACAAGAAAGAAATctgaaacaaatatgtataattttatgactttttttactgatttagttttcactttagtgaaaaaatgaagattttagcggctaaactcgaacttaatacccacctttagagaGGAATGGTAAAGCGGGTTCTTCCAAATGCTAAGCGATACTGCTTACTTTTACAATGATCTGTCCTCTGTAGCATTACCGATAGCATAATTATAAGCGCGGACGAGATATGAACTAAGAATAAAGTGTGCGAGCAACAAACCTAGTTGcacttataaaaattatatacatagtAATTCTATATAATTCTTCAGAGAATTTAATCTATTGAGATTCCTTCGTTACAATTATTCCCAAAAACTCAGCAGACAACTTTATTAATGCTTTATGTATTCCACTTGTATGTTTTTCATATCTATGTGCTAATTGATTTTTCGAATTAATCAGGGTGTGGGTTCTTAGATCTTAAACTCCCACATTATTCATTGCGGTTGAGCTATTTTTATACTTAAGTGAAACCAAAGCATAATGTATGTGACAGCGTTAATTAATCAAATAATTAAAACCCATAGATGTTTTGAAGGGCGAAATACAGCAAAAGGAACTCTGTAAAAAAGTTGTCTCCAGAATGTGATActatttaaaactttaattatttatatggagactactgtatattttattaaatcaagtcattttttataaattatacatTTGCAATCACTCAAgaactttttgtttttaaatagtaaTGGCAAAGAAAAGGCTTAAATAGAATTGATTGAATATAGATAAGTGGCAATTTCATCAATGACGAATAATATACCTTGAAATAAACATAGTGAGTCattgtaaatataaataagtaaGATAAGAAGGTACAAATTTTGTGATCGAATCATGATTTGAATACATTGTCATTGAATATGTCAATccaggaaaactgttttattagATATCTTGGCCATGAACTCACTTCAATGACATTGACATGTACATTTTTGAACTCGCTCTATTTCTATAAtctatgaaaaatatatgtatataaacaaACACTCGTACAAAAAAAACTCTAGAGAATAGGGTAAACTTAaactacaaataaattaaatagacATTAATTGATAAGAAATACAGCAAATACACAAGATGGGTGAGAAAAAACATATGTGTAAAATGAAATGATAACAAATTGTATAATAATGATAATACctaataaacaaataattgattTGCATTATAAAACGCAATACATAGTTtgtaataaatttgacaatttttgtatcATATACGAAATGATGTTTtaatatacaaagaaaaaaaaataagtctTTAATTTTGAGATACATAAAGGTAACAAAGAATATGTATATGTTATTGTAATGGGGGTCATTATGAattgttatgtttttgttttgaatcaGCATCAATAGATAGTATAATAGGTATTATTTGAGTTTCATGTTATGCCTTATAGCAATACAAATTCTTCAGTTTCACTATCATCATCCATGGTTAGGGGCGATGAATGATTTGTGTCGTTATTGATTTGCTGAAGTTGTTTTTGTAAAGGTTTATATAAGGAGTCACTCATTTCATTAGTCTCATATTGTAAGCAACGTCCCCGTGAAAATGAAAAAAGTGGATAATTCATTTCAGCATATTGTGTGGATGTTGATGTTGAATACTCTGTAAAACTGTTGGTCAAACTTGAAGGCATTTGTTGAGAGGGAGGTATTTGTTTTTCCAATGACCCCGATGCACAACGCATAGGATGTAAAtactgaaatgaaaaaaaattatcattttaaTGTTATTACTAAATGGAGGAGAagccatataaatatttcacataCCAGTTGCACAGattcgacaaaattatcgaaatcTGCTTTGGTTTGACAATAGAAACCTATGCAGCAACTTGGATCCATTTTACTAGACTTTAATTTTCTCGGCGATTTGCAATGGAATGAATGTAGTGGAAAGTGTTCCTGGTTAACATCAACCATTTCTTGGCAATAATGAGGATCcaaatgaattaatttatccTCTGTATGgaaacatatatataaaataacaaaattgtttaaattaaaaccaATGCGCTACAGTCAATCTTGAATTCGTGTAGTGTAAAGCTATaggaaataataatgaaaaattacaacagaaatctagaaaatattgttagtgCTGCCAGTTTGATTTTgaaacaaaagtttgtttcttacatcaatttttttttaaataaaaattttgtcaaaattataaacaattacTGATTTTAATTGATCCAGACTTCCagattatatgtatgtattaaaaAGATTAATACATTACCCAAAATTGCTTCtatcacaaaataaaaatttattggtccaattaaaaattcgaaaaaatattgGTAATATTTCTTTTGTGTATCGATCATCTACGTACATTTAAAAGTTAatgattatttttcaaaatttaatacaattttaatggaGAAATATTGAATAGGTAAACTTTAAAAGTGCAATAGAGAATAACCAGATGAAAGACAAAATGTTAGTGTATTTTACTACCAGTTGTTTTAAagatgtaaaattaaaaataataattattatgttATATAATGtcaaaatcagtaaaaaaaaaatactatccaTGAAGAAGCTGAAATCTCACAGCGAAACGTTGGAtgacaaaaatggaataaattaatattttattcgaattAAAATACCTGACCatgaaaaccaaaaaataacaCCAAATACTTGAGAGCAATTGAAAAGGtcgaatagaaaacaaaatattaattgttggggtattttaacatttttaggaCCACAACTAATCGCTGTAAACCCCAAAATTTAATGGCATACCAAAACTTAATACACAAATCTTATTGTAATGTTCATTCAATTTGGTTTGTTGGCGGTTTTTCTTTTCATACAAACCTTGGAAACCCACAAAATATAAAGAATGTTTCGGCCTTCCTCCAATTATACCAATGCAATACTCCGTACTTAGCAACAATTTCAAACAATGAGCATATACTGGATTTAATTTTTCAGTCCCCAAACGTAAAGGTATCAGCACTAttaaagatttccaatttgatttgatttcattCGATTTTGGTTTTTGACTTTTGAGTTTCCATGGTACATGAGATGGTGTAGGCTCGGGAATTGAACATTCAGCTTCAATATCACCCATATAAACTATAGTAGATTAGAATTAGAAATTACGAAGGAATTTTTGTATTTCAAATTTATCTTACTTGTACAATCTTTTGCTACGTATATTACAAGATTGTCAAAATCGGCATTTTCTTGGCCAGCATTTTTCAAAGCTTGTCTAGACATCAAATAACATGtggaaaaattaatattaagcaTATAATTATTTTGAATATTATACCTTAACAAATAAGATACTGAAGCGGGACCATACCAATCACCTGGTTTTTTACCCATTTCCTCGCCTAGTTTTACAAGAGTATGTATGGAAAAAGGACTACTCTTTGATGAGCTGTCGCCAAACCATTTAATAatctttttatgcatattatcttCGAGTGTTGAATGTAATTGAGATTCTGGATCATAACGCCAACCTTAAGTGACAAAATAGAAGATATGTTGACCaaaccaaaatatatatttgaagaATTTGAAATACTTACTGCGTcctaaaaaatgacaaattaatCCCTGTGCTAAAAGCATCTGACCACTACGTAGCATACAACCCCAACCACAATCGGAAGTATAATTA contains these protein-coding regions:
- the LOC142221127 gene encoding iron-sulfur cluster assembly factor IBA57, mitochondrial, with protein sequence MNILCHTSRLPQKLRPWITLVKNYTADNKKMIIEPLDRRQIVRVNGDDAISFLQGLTTNDMRQLEMSTETSLYTMFLNKAGRVLYDAIMYRTSTDPTTILIECDKEVVSELIKHLKLYRVRRKIQIDSVADEYTVWSSFGGSTHKPKSTNDIIITDDPRLSFLGQRIVLTTNQPGQLPKLYTEAEILESSKGDYQQHRYKIGVAEGALDMPPGKQFPLEANCDILNGVSFNKGCYIGQELTARVHHTGVIRKRHMPVILTAPLESNSSKSIVNETDTKIGNILGSIGNKAIGLLRIEKVLKSKELLIDGKPCYVEKPSWWPQHLLVNVSSKDEV
- the Atg4b gene encoding autophagy-related 4b, with the protein product MMNYDGLLSQLTTEDKLNLFHGSGVRSGAAPPSTNLIEVEEGAIEEEQAATIQCVPRAASTGNNTSTKTEQSSTPTRKISTSSRFINAFQQLYSTSSSSCVSNTIDNDETEGNNAALSAAAGRTPTKGMESKLLSMWHNVKYGWSGKLKSNFSKEQPVWLLGRCYHRKCTPPSSMETSSELNMTTSGGAAGVTMDNPNMGVSNAYDTIQHDSSQSDAVVTPNSNIPALYPILNPHQVEEIVVPQELALDATDNQVGENPWEEGIEGFKRDFYSRIWMTYRREFPIMNGSNYTSDCGWGCMLRSGQMLLAQGLICHFLGRSWRYDPESQLHSTLEDNMHKKIIKWFGDSSSKSSPFSIHTLVKLGEEMGKKPGDWYGPASVSYLLRQALKNAGQENADFDNLVIYVAKDCTIYMGDIEAECSIPEPTPSHVPWKLKSQKPKSNEIKSNWKSLIVLIPLRLGTEKLNPVYAHCLKLLLSTEYCIGIIGGRPKHSLYFVGFQEDKLIHLDPHYCQEMVDVNQEHFPLHSFHCKSPRKLKSSKMDPSCCIGFYCQTKADFDNFVESVQLYLHPMRCASGSLEKQIPPSQQMPSSLTNSFTEYSTSTSTQYAEMNYPLFSFSRGRCLQYETNEMSDSLYKPLQKQLQQINNDTNHSSPLTMDDDSETEEFVLL